In Pseudomonas sp. MTM4, one genomic interval encodes:
- a CDS encoding putative 2-dehydropantoate 2-reductase: MTAPNPRIGIIGTGAIGGFYGVMLARAGYDVHFLLRSEYETVLQRGLRINSTVHGSLHLDAVQAYRSAADMPKCDWLLVGAKSTSNPELAPLIVEAAGEDAKVVVLQNGLRVEEDLRQVLPNNIHLLGGLCFICAHRSALGVVEHQALGGVNLGYHSGSAATLEQQQALVEEGVAMFRAAGVDSNAADNLAQARWQKLVWNVPYNGLSVLLNAGTAPLMSNPDSRALVRSIMLEACGAAAACGHPLPDVLVDRMMMATDHMPNYLPSMYHDHAHGRPLELDAIYAAPLTAAANAGFAMPKTEALYQALCFIAGRAAR; encoded by the coding sequence ATGACCGCACCCAACCCTCGAATCGGAATCATCGGTACCGGTGCTATTGGCGGCTTTTATGGCGTGATGCTCGCCCGCGCTGGCTATGACGTGCACTTTCTACTGCGCAGCGAATACGAAACGGTCCTGCAGCGCGGGCTACGGATAAACAGTACGGTGCATGGCTCGTTGCACCTGGATGCGGTGCAGGCCTATCGCAGCGCTGCGGATATGCCCAAGTGTGATTGGCTGCTGGTTGGTGCCAAAAGCACCAGTAATCCAGAGCTGGCCCCGTTGATCGTGGAGGCGGCGGGAGAGGATGCCAAGGTTGTGGTCTTGCAGAACGGTCTGAGGGTTGAGGAGGACCTGCGTCAGGTTCTACCGAACAACATTCATCTGCTTGGTGGCCTCTGTTTCATCTGCGCGCACCGCTCGGCGTTAGGCGTCGTCGAGCATCAGGCGCTTGGCGGGGTCAACCTTGGCTATCACTCGGGTTCGGCTGCAACCCTAGAGCAACAGCAGGCGCTGGTCGAAGAGGGCGTGGCGATGTTCCGCGCGGCGGGAGTGGATTCCAACGCGGCCGACAATCTGGCGCAGGCACGCTGGCAGAAGCTGGTGTGGAACGTACCGTATAACGGCCTTTCTGTGCTTCTGAATGCCGGCACGGCGCCCCTAATGTCCAATCCGGACAGTCGAGCGCTGGTCAGGTCAATCATGCTCGAAGCCTGTGGAGCCGCAGCGGCTTGTGGTCATCCGCTACCTGACGTGCTCGTGGATCGGATGATGATGGCCACTGATCATATGCCCAATTATCTGCCGAGCATGTATCACGATCATGCGCACGGGCGCCCGTTGGAGCTCGATGCGATCTATGCCGCTCCGCTGACTGCAGCTGCGAATGCCGGGTTTGCGATGCCCAAGACCGAGGCTCTGTACCAGGCCTTATGCTTTATTGCTGGGCGCGCAGCCCGCTAG
- a CDS encoding phosphoadenylyl-sulfate reductase — protein sequence MTHQIEVAELAAAYAGKSPQEILKLAFDLFGDDLWISFSGAEDVVLVDMAWKLNKNVKVFSLDTGRLHSETYRFIEQVREHYGIAIEIMTPNPALLQPMINEKGLFSFYRDGHGECCGIRKIEPLRRKLSGVRAWATGQRRDQSPGTRSQVSVLEVDSAFSTPEHTLYKFNPLAQMTSEEVWGYIRMLEVPYNSLHERGFISIGCEPCTRSVLPNQHEREGRWWWEESTQKECGLHAGNLIAKQ from the coding sequence ATGACTCACCAAATTGAAGTAGCCGAGCTGGCCGCGGCCTATGCCGGCAAATCCCCGCAAGAGATTCTCAAGCTCGCCTTCGACCTCTTCGGAGATGACCTGTGGATTTCGTTCAGCGGCGCTGAAGACGTCGTGCTGGTGGACATGGCCTGGAAACTGAACAAAAACGTAAAAGTGTTCAGCCTCGATACCGGCCGCCTGCACAGCGAAACCTACCGTTTCATCGAGCAGGTGCGAGAGCACTACGGCATTGCGATCGAGATCATGACGCCCAATCCTGCCCTGCTCCAGCCGATGATCAACGAAAAAGGATTGTTCAGCTTCTACCGCGACGGCCATGGCGAATGCTGCGGCATACGCAAAATCGAGCCGCTTCGGCGCAAACTGTCCGGCGTTCGCGCCTGGGCCACTGGCCAGCGCCGCGACCAGAGCCCAGGCACTCGCAGTCAGGTTTCGGTGCTGGAAGTCGACAGTGCTTTTTCAACGCCTGAACACACACTGTACAAATTCAACCCCCTGGCGCAGATGACCAGCGAGGAAGTCTGGGGCTATATCCGCATGTTGGAAGTGCCTTACAACAGCCTGCACGAGCGTGGCTTCATCAGCATCGGCTGCGAGCCTTGCACACGCTCGGTACTGCCGAACCAGCACGAGCGCGAAGGCCGCTGGTGGTGGGAGGAATCCACGCAGAAAGAATGCGGCCTGCACGCCGGCAATCTGATCGCGAAGCAGTAA
- the cysB gene encoding HTH-type transcriptional regulator CysB: protein MKLQQLRYIWEVAHHDLNVSATAQSLFTSQPGISKQIRLLEDELGVEVFARSGKHLTRVTPAGERIITTAGEILRKCESIKQIAQEFSNEKRGTLSIATTHTQARYALPQVIRTFIKQYPDVSLHMHQGTPMQIAEMAADGTVDFAIATEGLEQFGDLVMMPCYRWNRCVVVPQGHPLTELDKLTLDALAEHPIVTYVFGFTGRSKLDEAFSHRGLSPKVVFTAADADVIKTYVRLGLGVGIVARMAVDAKLDPDLVVLDASELFEASVTKIGFRRGTFLRGFMADFIETFAPHLDREMLEKAVQCRNKVELDELFQNVELPTY from the coding sequence ATGAAGCTTCAGCAACTGCGTTACATCTGGGAAGTGGCGCATCATGACCTCAATGTCTCGGCAACGGCGCAGAGCCTGTTTACCTCTCAACCTGGCATCAGCAAGCAAATTCGATTGCTCGAAGATGAGCTGGGTGTCGAAGTCTTCGCTCGCAGTGGAAAGCATCTGACCAGAGTTACTCCGGCTGGTGAACGAATCATCACCACAGCCGGCGAAATCCTGCGCAAATGCGAAAGCATCAAACAGATCGCCCAGGAATTCTCCAACGAGAAGCGTGGCACATTGAGTATCGCGACCACTCACACGCAAGCTCGTTATGCCTTGCCGCAGGTGATCCGCACCTTCATCAAACAGTACCCCGACGTCTCCTTGCATATGCATCAAGGCACACCCATGCAAATTGCCGAAATGGCCGCTGACGGGACTGTGGATTTTGCCATCGCCACCGAAGGTCTGGAGCAGTTCGGCGATCTGGTGATGATGCCGTGCTATCGCTGGAACCGTTGCGTAGTCGTGCCGCAGGGACATCCCCTGACAGAACTGGACAAGCTCACCCTGGACGCGCTGGCGGAGCATCCAATCGTGACCTACGTGTTTGGTTTTACCGGGCGCTCCAAGTTGGACGAGGCATTCAGCCACCGGGGCTTATCGCCCAAGGTAGTGTTCACGGCGGCGGATGCAGACGTTATCAAGACCTATGTTCGGCTGGGATTGGGCGTAGGCATCGTGGCGCGGATGGCGGTCGATGCCAAGCTTGATCCGGATCTGGTGGTGCTGGATGCCAGCGAGCTGTTCGAAGCCAGCGTCACTAAGATTGGCTTCCGCCGCGGTACCTTTCTGCGTGGCTTCATGGCAGATTTCATCGAAACCTTCGCACCGCATCTCGATCGAGAAATGCTCGAGAAAGCCGTGCAATGCCGAAATAAGGTCGAGCTGGACGAATTGTTCCAGAACGTCGAGTTGCCGACCTATTAA
- the thrH gene encoding bifunctional phosphoserine phosphatase/homoserine phosphotransferase ThrH, with protein MEIACLDLEGVLVPEIWIAFAEATGIESLRATTRDIPDYDVLMKQRLRILDEHGLKLSDIQAVIATLKPLDGAVEFVDWLRERFQVVILSDTFYEFSQPLMRQLGFPTLLCHRLITDESGRVVNYELRQKDPKRQSVIALKSLYYRVIAAGDSYNDTTMLSEAHAGILFHAPDNVIHEFPQFPAVHTFEALKQEFLKASNRELSL; from the coding sequence GTGGAAATAGCCTGTCTTGACCTGGAAGGTGTGCTGGTTCCGGAAATCTGGATCGCCTTTGCCGAGGCCACTGGAATCGAATCCCTCCGGGCGACCACGCGGGACATTCCTGACTATGACGTGCTGATGAAGCAGCGGCTGCGCATCCTTGACGAGCACGGTCTGAAATTGTCGGATATCCAGGCCGTCATCGCGACCCTGAAACCGCTCGACGGCGCCGTCGAGTTCGTCGACTGGCTGCGCGAGCGCTTCCAGGTTGTGATCCTGTCGGATACGTTCTATGAGTTTTCGCAGCCGCTGATGCGTCAGCTGGGCTTCCCGACGCTGCTTTGCCATCGCCTGATCACTGACGAATCAGGGCGTGTCGTAAATTACGAGCTGCGCCAGAAAGACCCCAAGCGGCAGTCAGTGATCGCGCTGAAGAGCCTGTACTACCGCGTCATCGCGGCGGGCGACTCCTACAATGACACCACCATGCTGTCCGAGGCGCACGCCGGCATCCTCTTCCATGCACCGGACAACGTCATCCACGAGTTTCCGCAATTCCCGGCTGTGCATACGTTCGAGGCGCTGAAGCAAGAATTCCTGAAGGCGTCGAACCGAGAGCTATCGCTGTAA
- a CDS encoding phosphoenolpyruvate carboxylase → MNNNLHQAGVRFLRQLGRHAEPIMGAYLAGSVPDQSLEPGVQERLIKDGILYRPEPGSDLHLRRVVRALLEEALRDDRNRQIDANTGSTLATFKTLAAHYKEAHHQGDFPAADAYLADLREHVYSFTEGLSHSIRVLWSRINNEFGYVGSLTAKIRENELAQSQVSELLNGLEMIDFQELADTAGDLRELRRLLVASLQRSVSACSQELSIVQGRLLELLGRFRKIQGRTLLLKGWLLHGEQQPDYQVGNHTARSQLPQLFSLAPPTLGPAAVNIHASSHEADLLALLAQIKASQQAENMLTPPPEAEELLLQEVEGFEVQTSPIQEAVQDYLCHVIENGHPVTALTWHLQQALPWETESWLYQVIGGYDALPDDQKSHFELDLQGESHPIYSGNYIVRDIALWLA, encoded by the coding sequence ATGAACAACAACCTGCATCAGGCCGGCGTGCGCTTCCTGCGCCAGCTGGGGCGCCATGCCGAACCAATTATGGGCGCCTATCTGGCGGGCTCTGTGCCTGACCAGAGCCTCGAGCCCGGCGTACAGGAGCGCCTGATCAAGGACGGCATTCTGTATCGCCCCGAGCCTGGCTCCGATCTGCACTTGCGCCGTGTGGTGCGCGCGTTACTCGAGGAAGCGCTGCGCGACGACCGCAATCGGCAGATCGACGCCAACACCGGCTCGACGCTTGCTACGTTCAAGACCTTGGCTGCGCATTACAAGGAAGCCCATCACCAGGGTGACTTTCCAGCGGCAGACGCCTATCTGGCCGATTTACGCGAGCACGTCTACAGCTTTACCGAAGGGCTGAGCCACAGCATTCGAGTGCTGTGGAGCCGGATCAATAACGAGTTCGGCTATGTCGGCAGCCTGACTGCGAAAATCCGCGAAAACGAGCTGGCCCAGTCTCAGGTGAGCGAACTGCTCAATGGGCTGGAAATGATCGATTTCCAGGAGCTAGCAGATACTGCGGGCGATTTAAGAGAGCTACGCCGCCTACTGGTGGCCAGCCTGCAACGCAGCGTCAGTGCCTGTTCGCAGGAGCTGAGTATCGTCCAGGGCCGCTTGTTGGAGCTGCTGGGCCGCTTCCGAAAGATTCAAGGCCGCACCCTGCTGCTCAAGGGCTGGCTGCTGCACGGCGAGCAGCAACCGGACTATCAGGTCGGCAACCACACGGCCCGCTCACAGTTGCCGCAGCTTTTCAGCCTGGCCCCGCCTACCCTGGGCCCAGCCGCAGTTAACATCCATGCCAGTAGTCATGAAGCCGACCTGCTCGCCCTGCTCGCACAAATCAAGGCCTCGCAACAAGCGGAGAATATGCTCACCCCGCCGCCAGAAGCCGAAGAGTTGCTGCTGCAGGAAGTCGAAGGCTTCGAGGTGCAAACCAGTCCGATTCAGGAAGCAGTGCAGGACTATCTCTGCCATGTGATAGAGAACGGTCACCCCGTCACAGCCCTGACTTGGCATTTACAACAGGCGCTGCCCTGGGAAACGGAATCCTGGCTCTATCAGGTGATCGGCGGCTACGACGCCCTGCCCGATGACCAGAAGAGCCATTTCGAACTGGACCTGCAGGGCGAGTCCCATCCGATTTACAGCGGCAACTACATCGTGCGGGACATTGCCTTGTGGCTAGCCTAG